One Myxosarcina sp. GI1 genomic window carries:
- a CDS encoding DUF4340 domain-containing protein, with translation MKLNRTTWLSLLLAIIFSGGVYGYELVRSKQGVSQANTTSSQQLFQLQEADIQQVVIEKPELTLELVKTGDRSSPWQLKSPQDVPANMGTVAFLLDLLASGKPQRTFIVSADKRSQYGLDNPIATVTFKSDNKSQQIILGRSGLNEDTIYAQIVSPSTGATATEVSLVSKNWQYAVERDLEAWKQSTVIK, from the coding sequence ATGAAGTTAAATAGAACTACTTGGCTATCGCTGTTGCTGGCAATTATTTTTAGTGGTGGAGTTTATGGTTACGAACTGGTCAGAAGTAAACAAGGAGTGTCCCAAGCCAATACAACTTCATCTCAGCAATTATTTCAGCTTCAAGAAGCAGATATTCAACAAGTAGTTATAGAGAAACCTGAGTTGACTTTGGAGTTAGTTAAAACTGGAGATCGTAGCAGTCCTTGGCAACTAAAAAGCCCTCAAGATGTCCCTGCTAATATGGGTACGGTTGCTTTTTTGCTAGACTTGCTCGCTAGTGGTAAACCCCAGCGCACTTTTATAGTCTCTGCCGATAAGCGATCGCAATATGGTTTAGACAATCCTATAGCTACCGTTACTTTTAAATCTGACAATAAAAGCCAACAAATTATTTTAGGGCGATCGGGTCTTAATGAAGACACTATATATGCTCAAATTGTTTCACCTTCTACAGGGGCAACGGCAACTGAAGTCTCACTAGTCTCAAAAAATTGGCAATATGCCGTAGAACGGGATTTAGAAGCCTGGAAACAATCGACTGTAATTAAATAA
- a CDS encoding CHAT domain-containing protein → MNNRVNSYKRWQQTSKKIQSDRNTRKFIRRLKVGYLPVFISLVCLTAFICVTSYPVAAQIERPQLVNSSSNYLQQGKQLYEAGQFKQSIELLQQAVTNYEKQEDRLRQAIALSNLALMYQKSGQLDKAEQSIAQSLSILEQFPAARDFAVIASSLNIQGSIQLDLGQVEEALKTWQRAETIYQQLNNSNGITRARLNQAQAWQILGFYRRSLNTLTELKQQLKSQPDSIVIAVELRMLGDALQLAGDLKQSRKVLESSKIIAQKLRSKENVGAALLSLGNTAQIERNFSNALEFYREAAAVTPNPITKVQAQINLLSLLVEGENFITAREIFPKIRSQLANLPVSQETVYARLNLAQNLWELGIQPETIVQFCTTAVEQATDLGDRRAKSLALGTLGNIYEKSQQFGNAENYTQQALSIAKAINASDISYRWYWQLGRLLKARGDIAGAITAYDNAVQNLQALRNDLVAVNPDLQYSFQKSVEPVYRESVALLFESQKDNPSEAILNKARNRIEALQIAELDNYFREACIDTNTILVDNVVDRDNPTTAIIYPIILPQQLQVIVKIPQQPLRYFTIDKSKEEVEATLQQIRQYILEPDRTEDIQLLSQEVYNWLIKDIESDLETQEVNTLVFVLDGALRNIPMSVLYDGRQYLIEKYAIALSLGLQLFPPKTLAPESLQVLAAGLVEPPPEFPQFPPLPDIKSEFNLIEQTGVTNKQLLNEEFTSNTIEENVNTTPFNILHLATHGQFSSSPEDTFILAADGAINITQFDRLLRRRDANRRDRSLELLVLSACQTAAGDNRAILGLAGTSVKAGARSTLASLWNISDRGTAILMGEFYRELTHNKVTKAEALRRAQVMLLKKYPQYARPGFWAPYVLVGNWL, encoded by the coding sequence ATGAATAACAGGGTAAATAGTTATAAGCGTTGGCAGCAAACTAGTAAAAAAATTCAGAGCGATCGCAACACTCGCAAATTTATCCGTCGCTTAAAAGTTGGCTATTTACCTGTTTTTATCTCCTTGGTTTGCTTGACTGCTTTTATCTGTGTTACGAGTTATCCTGTAGCAGCTCAAATAGAAAGACCGCAGTTGGTAAATTCATCCTCTAACTACCTACAGCAGGGAAAACAACTTTATGAAGCTGGTCAATTTAAACAATCTATCGAACTTCTACAACAGGCTGTAACCAACTACGAGAAGCAAGAAGATAGACTAAGACAGGCTATTGCTCTTAGTAATTTGGCATTGATGTACCAAAAATCGGGTCAGTTAGATAAAGCAGAGCAATCTATTGCCCAGAGTTTGAGCATATTGGAACAGTTTCCTGCTGCTCGAGACTTTGCTGTTATTGCTTCTAGTTTAAATATTCAAGGCAGTATTCAATTAGATTTAGGACAGGTTGAAGAAGCTTTAAAAACTTGGCAGCGTGCAGAAACAATTTATCAGCAATTAAATAATAGTAATGGAATTACCCGCGCTCGTCTCAATCAAGCTCAAGCATGGCAAATTTTAGGGTTTTATCGTCGTAGTTTAAATACTTTAACTGAATTAAAACAACAGTTAAAATCGCAGCCTGATTCCATAGTTATAGCAGTGGAGTTAAGGATGCTGGGCGATGCTTTACAATTGGCAGGAGATTTAAAGCAATCTCGCAAGGTACTAGAATCAAGTAAAATTATTGCTCAAAAGTTACGTTCTAAAGAAAATGTAGGTGCTGCTTTATTGAGCCTGGGCAATACCGCTCAAATCGAACGAAATTTTTCTAATGCCCTGGAATTTTATCGAGAAGCTGCTGCCGTTACTCCCAACCCCATCACCAAAGTTCAAGCTCAAATTAATCTATTGAGTTTATTAGTCGAGGGGGAAAATTTTATTACCGCACGAGAAATATTTCCCAAAATACGATCTCAATTAGCAAATTTACCAGTATCTCAAGAAACAGTATATGCTCGGCTTAATCTAGCACAAAATTTATGGGAATTAGGCATACAACCAGAAACAATCGTTCAATTTTGCACTACAGCAGTAGAACAGGCAACTGATTTAGGAGATAGACGGGCAAAAAGTTTGGCACTAGGTACTTTAGGGAACATATACGAAAAAAGCCAACAGTTTGGCAATGCCGAAAATTATACCCAACAGGCATTGTCTATCGCTAAAGCAATTAATGCCTCAGATATTTCCTATCGTTGGTATTGGCAATTAGGGCGGTTGTTAAAAGCCAGAGGAGATATTGCAGGGGCAATTACAGCTTATGATAATGCGGTGCAAAATTTGCAAGCCCTTCGTAACGACTTAGTAGCGGTAAATCCAGATTTACAATACTCTTTTCAAAAAAGTGTAGAACCCGTCTATCGAGAATCCGTTGCTTTACTGTTTGAATCACAGAAAGATAATCCCAGCGAAGCAATTTTAAACAAAGCCAGAAATAGAATTGAAGCTCTACAAATAGCAGAATTAGATAATTATTTTCGTGAAGCTTGTATTGATACCAATACAATTTTAGTTGATAACGTAGTAGACCGAGACAATCCGACGACAGCGATTATTTATCCGATTATCTTGCCCCAGCAACTCCAAGTAATCGTTAAAATTCCCCAACAACCCTTACGCTACTTTACGATTGACAAATCCAAAGAAGAGGTTGAGGCAACCCTGCAACAAATTCGCCAATACATACTCGAACCAGACCGCACAGAAGATATTCAGCTGCTGTCCCAAGAGGTTTATAATTGGTTGATTAAAGATATTGAATCAGATCTAGAAACTCAGGAGGTCAACACCTTAGTATTCGTTCTCGATGGGGCATTACGCAATATCCCCATGTCTGTTTTATATGATGGTCGGCAATATCTAATAGAAAAATATGCGATCGCTCTAAGTTTGGGATTGCAGTTATTCCCCCCCAAAACCCTGGCACCTGAATCTCTCCAGGTACTTGCTGCTGGATTGGTAGAACCCCCTCCAGAATTTCCGCAGTTTCCTCCTCTACCAGACATTAAGTCTGAATTTAATCTTATCGAACAGACGGGAGTAACTAACAAACAACTCTTAAATGAAGAATTTACCAGTAATACTATAGAAGAGAATGTTAATACTACTCCATTCAATATCTTACATTTAGCAACTCACGGTCAATTTAGTTCCAGTCCAGAGGATACTTTTATTCTCGCCGCTGACGGTGCGATTAACATTACTCAATTCGATCGCCTCCTACGTCGTCGCGATGCAAACCGACGAGATCGCTCTTTAGAATTATTAGTGCTAAGTGCCTGTCAAACTGCCGCAGGGGATAATCGAGCGATCTTGGGTTTGGCTGGTACATCGGTAAAAGCAGGTGCTCGTAGCACACTCGCTTCATTATGGAATATCAGCGATCGCGGTACGGCGATTTTGATGGGTGAATTTTATCGCGAGTTGACCCACAACAAGGTAACTAAAGCCGAAGCTTTACGTCGCGCTCAAGTAATGTTATTAAAAAAATATCCTCAATATGCACGCCCTGGTTTTTGGGCACCCTATGTATTAGTAGGGAATTGGTTGTAA
- a CDS encoding sensor histidine kinase gives MKDIGSELLAKKETILDNWIDAVRRDAEIDSAKSLAYQSVKDSLPFILEAIASLLNKNRDDDKPQQIERESLEHGLTRAEQGYDAAEIVREYRLLRQVIFTVLEPALLTGSGREVLETVKTIDTVLDKVIAISLESYVEARVNEVKQVQNQLMLTNQELTRLVESQKDNLSHLAHELKNPLNAIVSFSTLLLQQQQKSTQEPGNTLNLQTIERVLNNGQQLLRLINNALEVSRYESDRIELNLKPVEVKTLIQDITNALETSIGDKEIEVILDCANAPETIISDPLRLRQIISNLVSNALRYTERGKIEITCSQPDESCWVFSVSDTGRGISLEDRQQIFEPFYRVGSQEDYLPQSTGLGLAIVNKLVKLFQGQIELQSELGKGSAFTVTLPQKLQNQSS, from the coding sequence ATGAAAGACATCGGTTCGGAATTGCTAGCCAAAAAAGAAACAATTTTAGATAATTGGATTGATGCAGTTCGCCGAGATGCCGAAATTGATAGTGCTAAAAGTTTGGCATATCAGTCGGTAAAAGACAGTCTGCCGTTTATTCTAGAAGCAATCGCCTCATTACTCAACAAAAATAGAGACGATGATAAACCGCAGCAGATAGAAAGAGAAAGTTTGGAACATGGCTTGACCAGAGCCGAGCAAGGATACGATGCCGCTGAAATAGTCCGCGAGTATCGTTTATTGCGTCAGGTGATTTTTACAGTTTTAGAACCAGCTTTACTTACTGGTTCGGGAAGAGAAGTATTAGAAACAGTTAAGACAATTGATACCGTACTCGATAAAGTAATTGCCATATCTTTAGAAAGCTATGTCGAGGCGCGAGTGAATGAGGTCAAACAGGTTCAAAACCAACTCATGCTGACCAATCAAGAATTGACACGTTTGGTAGAGTCGCAAAAAGATAATCTTTCACACCTAGCACACGAATTAAAAAATCCTTTAAACGCTATCGTTAGTTTTTCTACCTTATTGCTACAGCAACAGCAAAAATCGACCCAGGAACCAGGAAATACTTTAAATTTGCAAACTATAGAGCGAGTACTAAATAATGGACAGCAACTGTTACGTTTGATTAATAATGCTTTAGAGGTTTCTCGCTATGAAAGCGATCGCATCGAGTTAAATTTAAAACCAGTAGAAGTTAAAACTCTAATTCAGGATATCACTAATGCTTTAGAAACCTCTATTGGCGATAAAGAAATTGAAGTTATCCTAGATTGTGCTAATGCTCCAGAAACTATTATCAGCGACCCTTTACGTTTACGCCAAATTATTTCTAATTTGGTTAGTAACGCTTTGCGCTATACCGAGCGAGGAAAAATTGAGATAACCTGTAGTCAGCCAGATGAAAGTTGCTGGGTATTTTCTGTTAGCGATACTGGTAGAGGTATTAGTTTGGAAGATCGGCAGCAAATTTTTGAGCCTTTTTATCGCGTGGGTTCTCAAGAAGATTATTTACCACAAAGCACTGGTTTGGGTTTGGCGATTGTGAATAAACTAGTAAAGCTCTTTCAAGGACAAATAGAACTTCAATCGGAGTTGGGCAAAGGTTCGGCTTTTACCGTAACTTTACCACAAAAGTTGCAGAACCAATCGTCCTAA
- the hslO gene encoding Hsp33 family molecular chaperone HslO has protein sequence MSDRLIRATAAENSIRAVGVISTRLTEEARQRHQLSYVATAALGRAMASGLLLASNMKKEGSRVNIHVKGNGPLGTILADAGVDGTVRGYVQHPKVELPPNSRGKLDVGGAVGHQGYLYVVRDVGYGYPYSSTVELVSGEIGEDVANYLVNSEQTPSALLVGVFVGASGVTAAGGLLLQVLPKAARDDSLVSLLESRVSQLSGFTPLLREGKTLQEIMEQLLGDLGLSILPEVQMVRFNCGCSFNRVLGALKMLGEAELQDMIEKDEGAEAICQFCGEVYQANEAELAQLITDLRAEST, from the coding sequence ATGAGCGATCGATTAATTCGGGCAACAGCAGCCGAAAACAGCATCAGAGCCGTAGGAGTGATTAGCACTCGTTTGACAGAAGAAGCCCGTCAAAGACATCAACTTTCTTATGTAGCTACGGCAGCTTTGGGCAGAGCAATGGCTTCGGGGTTGTTGTTAGCCTCCAATATGAAAAAAGAAGGTTCGAGGGTCAATATTCACGTAAAAGGTAACGGACCTTTGGGAACGATCCTCGCCGATGCAGGTGTAGATGGTACCGTTAGGGGTTACGTGCAGCATCCTAAAGTCGAACTGCCTCCTAACAGTCGTGGTAAGCTCGATGTTGGCGGGGCTGTCGGACATCAAGGGTACTTATACGTCGTTCGCGATGTTGGTTATGGATACCCTTATTCCAGTACGGTAGAATTAGTTTCGGGAGAAATTGGCGAAGATGTTGCCAACTATTTGGTTAATTCAGAGCAAACTCCCTCAGCTTTATTGGTAGGGGTGTTTGTTGGTGCGAGTGGCGTAACTGCCGCAGGGGGGCTATTACTACAGGTATTGCCTAAAGCCGCTCGCGATGATTCTTTGGTATCCTTATTAGAATCTCGCGTCTCTCAATTATCTGGCTTTACACCTCTGTTACGGGAGGGAAAAACCCTGCAAGAAATTATGGAACAGTTACTGGGAGATTTAGGTTTATCAATTTTACCAGAAGTACAAATGGTGAGATTTAACTGCGGTTGTTCTTTCAATCGAGTTCTGGGTGCTTTAAAAATGTTAGGTGAAGCAGAACTACAGGACATGATTGAAAAAGATGAGGGGGCAGAAGCTATTTGTCAGTTTTGTGGTGAAGTTTATCAGGCTAACGAAGCAGAATTAGCACAATTGATTACCGATTTACGAGCCGAATCTACATAA
- a CDS encoding glycosyltransferase family 4 protein produces MLKILILSTSVGALGSGQGGGIELTIQNVARELQSRGHQLQIVAPVGSTVAYLAVIEIAGNLHIPVQTQSRDVPVDLPDNSVLANMCAYANRVQKDWDIIINFAFDWLPFYLTPFFQRPIAHFISMGSMTVATDRIMSETIKQYPHTFGVYTKSQAASFPFGDDCEILGSAIDLSLYQFNNSPQRSLAWLGRIAPEKALEDAVAAANITKLPLKIFGKMQDTDYWQQICRDFPNAPLEYVGFLGTEDLQRELGKCRALLMTPRWLEAFGNVAIEALACGVPVIAYARGGPTEIIRDGETGFLVEPDRIEELVAAIDKIDSIDRRQCRLQAETEYSLSALGDRFEAWLDKVMKSRG; encoded by the coding sequence ATGCTGAAAATACTTATTTTGTCTACTTCTGTAGGAGCTTTAGGCTCTGGACAAGGTGGAGGGATAGAATTAACTATTCAAAATGTTGCTAGAGAGCTTCAGAGTCGGGGTCATCAATTGCAAATAGTCGCTCCTGTTGGTTCTACAGTTGCCTATCTTGCAGTTATAGAGATTGCTGGAAATTTACACATTCCCGTACAGACTCAAAGTCGAGATGTTCCTGTAGATTTACCCGACAATTCAGTCTTAGCTAATATGTGTGCCTACGCTAATAGAGTACAGAAAGACTGGGATATTATCATCAATTTTGCTTTTGACTGGCTGCCATTTTATTTAACTCCCTTTTTCCAGCGTCCAATCGCTCACTTTATTAGTATGGGTTCGATGACGGTGGCAACCGATCGCATTATGAGCGAGACGATAAAGCAATACCCTCATACTTTTGGGGTTTATACTAAGTCTCAGGCAGCAAGTTTTCCTTTCGGAGATGACTGTGAAATTTTAGGTAGCGCGATCGATCTATCTCTCTATCAGTTTAATAATTCTCCGCAACGCAGTTTAGCTTGGTTGGGTCGTATTGCCCCTGAAAAAGCTTTAGAAGACGCGGTAGCGGCAGCAAACATTACTAAACTACCGCTCAAAATTTTTGGCAAAATGCAAGATACAGATTATTGGCAGCAGATATGTCGGGATTTTCCCAATGCACCATTAGAATATGTTGGGTTTTTAGGTACAGAAGATTTACAGAGAGAATTAGGTAAGTGTCGCGCTCTGTTAATGACTCCTCGCTGGCTCGAAGCTTTTGGCAATGTGGCAATTGAGGCTCTTGCCTGTGGCGTACCTGTAATTGCTTATGCTCGTGGAGGTCCTACTGAAATTATTAGAGATGGTGAAACAGGCTTTTTGGTCGAACCCGATCGCATCGAAGAATTAGTAGCAGCGATCGATAAAATTGACAGTATTGACCGCCGACAGTGCCGTTTACAGGCAGAAACCGAGTATTCACTCTCTGCTTTAGGCGATCGCTTTGAAGCTTGGTTGGATAAAGTCATGAAAAGCAGGGGATAA
- a CDS encoding transposase, with the protein MTITYTTQLIPKHYELLYSLLPSAKTTGRPRTVNMMWAIQGILYVLVTGCAWRLLNLLGNRD; encoded by the coding sequence ATGACTATAACTTACACTACACAGCTAATCCCTAAGCATTATGAATTGTTATATTCTCTTTTACCCTCAGCAAAAACTACAGGAAGACCTCGCACCGTAAACATGATGTGGGCGATCCAAGGAATCCTCTACGTTTTGGTAACTGGCTGTGCCTGGAGACTATTAAACTTGTTGGGAAATCGTGACTGA
- a CDS encoding ABC-2 family transporter protein, translating to MKWIYKKASTILLAHYAHMLEYRAEIFLWALSNSLPIILMGVWVKASQNGNFGLSSVDFIRYFFSVFLTRQFTTIWVIWEFEREVVEGKLSFRLLQPIDPAWHHVARHLAEKMTRIPLIILFAGLFFLLYPDAAWFPTWKQLLLYIVAIALAFSLRFIIQYTFAMLAFWTERASAIQQFWFLFDTFLSGTVAPLEVFPATVRRIVEWTPFPYTMHFPAALLTGLEVNIGQSIAIILGWTILFAIANRWLWRKGLRQYSGMGA from the coding sequence ATGAAATGGATTTATAAAAAAGCCAGTACCATTTTACTAGCTCATTATGCTCATATGCTCGAATACAGAGCCGAAATTTTTTTATGGGCTTTATCTAACTCCCTACCAATTATTCTAATGGGTGTGTGGGTAAAAGCTTCTCAAAATGGTAATTTTGGGCTGAGTTCGGTTGATTTTATACGTTATTTTTTTAGCGTTTTTTTGACCAGACAATTTACAACTATTTGGGTAATTTGGGAATTTGAACGGGAAGTAGTAGAAGGAAAGCTTTCTTTTCGTTTGCTACAGCCAATCGATCCTGCATGGCATCATGTCGCCAGACACTTAGCCGAAAAAATGACTCGTATTCCCTTGATAATTTTATTTGCGGGTTTGTTTTTCTTGCTCTATCCCGATGCAGCTTGGTTTCCTACCTGGAAACAGCTTTTGCTGTACATAGTCGCGATCGCCTTAGCATTTAGCTTGCGCTTTATTATTCAATACACTTTTGCCATGCTCGCTTTTTGGACGGAAAGAGCCAGTGCAATTCAGCAATTTTGGTTTCTGTTTGATACTTTTCTCTCTGGCACTGTTGCTCCTTTAGAAGTGTTTCCCGCTACAGTAAGGCGAATTGTGGAGTGGACACCTTTTCCCTACACGATGCACTTCCCAGCTGCCTTATTAACTGGGTTGGAAGTTAACATCGGACAGAGTATTGCCATCATCTTGGGCTGGACAATTTTATTTGCGATCGCCAATCGCTGGCTATGGCGTAAGGGTTTGAGACAGTATTCGGGAATGGGAGCCTGA